One region of Estrella lausannensis genomic DNA includes:
- the uvrA gene encoding excinuclease ABC subunit UvrA, producing the protein MPTSIAGSPLVASHTKLEQSGTKNIDSSGYDIGITIAPINIKVIDREIKLSNVKVHNLKSVNLTLPHGKLIVFTGVSGSGKSSLAFDTIYAEGQRRYIESLSTFARRQLGEMSKPDIEDASGITPTISIEQKTMGKSPRSTVGTMTEIYDYLRVLYARVAIPHCPISKKPVLPESKETIIRKIQNLPEGAKVILLSPFARGKKGEFKEDFQDLLRKGFTKARVDASFVDIEEGISLDGNVAHDIEIVFDRIKITEDAKSRIAESTLNALEFSKGSIIVLQQDEGEEKFFSTTAYSPESGIYYPSLEPNDFSFNSPTGMCPRCLGIGIVDEFDLEKIINPDLSISEDCCSVASSFSTVRYGNIYSNLARIYDFSVNTPWKELSESAKKAFLYGTEKKWTRMQFTHPVTGARWHDYVQWRGVLHEAHERLREAKSDSYQSKMRKLIRSGVCPECEGDRIKPYPRAALFKGKSIGSLAKMTIEEALKFFKGIQLIEGEKEIATEIVKEVIEKFTFLMNVGLGYLTLDRTSPTLSGGESQRVRLASQIGSGLIGITYILDEPSIGLHTRDNQRLIQTLLSLKESGNTVIVVEHDEETIQSADYIVDFGPEPGMRGGEIVFQGSYNDFLDCERSVTARYITGKEEIPVPKKRRKHRSKIVIEGARHNNLKNVTAEIPLNVFTAVTGVSGSGKSSLILDILHPALSNQIQGTELPVGDCKKITGAETLDKVIAIDQSPIGRTPRSNPATYIKVFDEIRDLFASLPESLAKGWKKGRFSFNVKEGTCHQCLGLGMVKVDMDFLEEAWVECPLCLGKRFDSETLSIFYKGKNIHDVLEMDIEEAKKHFEFLPRIHKKLEVLCKVGLGYIKLGQSSTTLSGGEAQRIKLAKELSRPDTGNTLYIFDEPTTGLHFHDVAHLVSILNELTDKGNTVVVIEHNLDIIKCADWILDLGPEGGSAGGKVIGKGTPEQVSKLTTPTGEALKELFQKKKGSVRKSKPPLKAPVEILETPSIRIDGASQHNLKHLDVTLPRNAITVFTGPSGSGKSSLAFDTLYAEGQRRYVESLSPYARQFVEQMPKPAVERIDGLSPSIAIEQRAHTGNPRSTVGTLTEIYDYLRILFSCVGVAHCPETKEPLVAIGKEVVADKILSFDTGEKVVIMAPLPVRKKEEFEATLSRLRQQGFVRIRLNQELKDLDEDAENIVFDPKRKNELLLIIDRIKTGPSLKARIIEALEKALEINEKEIVIQREDEDIRFNMSFSSLKTGKSYPSISPKTFAFNTQEGMCPDCLGIGMLYGADLTSKEEVMNDSPLSYLRTLWSYLFSKKALEFTSSFMKEAKIRSSSAIKDQPANALQTFMNGTNADTYYKSPLGFEYRFRGINETLAKAGRSGRAHLKEASMPLLDEVVCYSCAGSRINALARNVLIEGKSIADMTDMPVAKLREFMKQLPVDPANLKLLETVLKNIEGRLNFLQEVGLGFLSLSRKAPTLSGGESQRIRLARQLGSGLESVLYVLDEPTIGLHPKDIESLNRSLKKLKDLGNTLILVEHDPETIREADYILDFGPGAGIHGGHITSHGTLADILVDDNSLTGRYLSGKNEMQKDTPPEERGFFTLEKGTRHNLKNLAVKFPIGQLSCITGVSGSGKSTLMHDVIAPLMKAGLGHESAANDHGQLKGIASFDKVILLDQNPIGLTIRATVATYTDILTPLRDFFSKLKEARARGLAPKNFSYNHRAGMCSNCWGLGVKMVEMHFMPSVSMVCPECEGYRLNPLSLEVLYQDKHLGQYLKMTVEECRSVFEDHPKIKKMLQGLISVGLGYLKLDQEISTLSGGEAQRLKLSKELSKRSTGNTLYLFDEPTTGLHFHDIAKLMPLLAKLSQKGNTLLVIEHNMDFLMHADWVVDLGPGCGDEGGKIVYQGKLEGLLKNKTSYTGQYLAKYLKEKKQVEKPRKKKLST; encoded by the coding sequence ATGCCGACTTCAATTGCGGGCAGCCCTCTTGTCGCATCGCATACTAAGCTTGAGCAGTCGGGCACCAAGAACATCGATTCGTCCGGCTACGACATCGGTATAACCATAGCACCAATAAATATCAAAGTGATTGATCGGGAAATCAAACTCAGCAATGTCAAGGTGCACAACCTAAAGTCTGTGAACCTGACGCTTCCTCACGGAAAACTGATTGTCTTCACAGGAGTTTCAGGATCGGGTAAATCCTCTCTTGCCTTCGACACAATCTACGCAGAAGGCCAGAGGAGGTATATCGAGTCGCTGTCCACCTTCGCAAGAAGGCAGCTTGGTGAGATGAGCAAACCCGATATCGAAGACGCAAGCGGAATTACCCCAACCATCTCGATCGAGCAAAAGACGATGGGCAAAAGCCCAAGGTCTACTGTCGGGACCATGACGGAGATCTACGACTACCTGCGCGTTCTTTATGCCAGAGTGGCCATACCCCACTGTCCTATCAGCAAAAAACCGGTACTTCCCGAGAGCAAAGAAACCATCATCCGCAAAATCCAGAATTTGCCGGAGGGCGCCAAAGTCATTCTTTTATCCCCTTTCGCGCGAGGTAAAAAGGGTGAGTTCAAAGAGGATTTTCAAGATCTTTTACGCAAGGGCTTCACCAAGGCACGGGTAGACGCTTCCTTTGTTGATATCGAAGAAGGAATCTCGCTGGACGGCAACGTGGCGCACGACATTGAGATCGTATTTGACAGGATAAAAATAACGGAAGACGCCAAGTCACGCATCGCTGAATCCACACTCAATGCCCTCGAGTTCTCCAAAGGCTCGATCATAGTCTTGCAGCAAGACGAGGGCGAAGAAAAATTTTTCTCGACAACCGCCTATTCCCCTGAGTCCGGCATCTACTACCCCTCTCTTGAACCGAATGATTTTTCCTTCAACAGCCCGACAGGGATGTGTCCAAGATGTCTTGGGATTGGAATTGTCGATGAATTTGACTTGGAAAAAATCATCAATCCCGACCTTAGCATCTCCGAGGATTGCTGCTCTGTCGCGAGTTCTTTTTCGACTGTGCGCTATGGAAACATCTACAGCAACTTGGCCAGGATCTATGACTTCAGCGTGAACACCCCCTGGAAAGAACTGAGCGAGAGCGCCAAAAAAGCCTTCCTTTACGGAACGGAGAAGAAGTGGACGCGGATGCAGTTCACGCACCCTGTTACAGGAGCCCGATGGCACGACTATGTGCAATGGCGGGGTGTGCTTCATGAGGCCCATGAACGGTTACGTGAGGCAAAAAGCGACTCTTACCAGTCCAAGATGCGGAAGTTGATCAGAAGCGGAGTATGCCCCGAATGTGAGGGGGATCGCATCAAACCTTATCCGAGAGCTGCCCTTTTCAAAGGAAAGTCGATCGGCTCGCTTGCTAAAATGACAATCGAAGAGGCGCTGAAGTTTTTTAAGGGAATTCAGCTTATAGAGGGTGAAAAGGAAATCGCCACCGAGATAGTCAAGGAGGTCATCGAAAAGTTTACCTTTTTGATGAATGTAGGCCTTGGATATTTAACGCTCGACAGAACCTCCCCCACATTATCGGGGGGCGAGTCGCAGCGGGTAAGGCTCGCTTCGCAGATCGGATCAGGGCTTATCGGCATCACCTACATCTTAGACGAACCCTCAATCGGGCTACACACGCGCGACAATCAACGCTTAATACAAACTCTTCTATCACTTAAAGAGTCGGGAAATACGGTGATTGTCGTTGAACATGACGAAGAAACGATTCAATCAGCGGACTACATCGTCGATTTCGGACCGGAACCGGGAATGAGGGGCGGTGAAATCGTATTCCAGGGCAGCTACAACGATTTTCTTGACTGTGAAAGGTCGGTGACAGCCCGATATATCACCGGAAAAGAAGAGATCCCCGTTCCTAAAAAGCGCAGGAAACACCGCAGTAAAATTGTCATCGAAGGCGCCAGGCACAACAATCTTAAAAACGTCACTGCAGAGATTCCCTTAAACGTATTCACAGCCGTTACCGGCGTGAGCGGTTCCGGTAAATCGTCACTGATACTTGACATTCTCCATCCCGCTCTATCCAACCAAATCCAGGGCACCGAACTGCCGGTAGGTGATTGCAAAAAAATTACCGGTGCAGAAACGCTTGATAAAGTCATCGCTATCGACCAATCGCCCATCGGAAGGACGCCGAGATCCAATCCTGCCACCTATATCAAAGTATTCGATGAGATAAGAGATCTCTTCGCATCCCTTCCGGAAAGCCTTGCCAAGGGGTGGAAGAAAGGGCGTTTCAGCTTCAACGTCAAAGAGGGCACCTGTCATCAGTGCCTCGGCCTCGGGATGGTCAAAGTCGATATGGATTTTCTTGAAGAGGCGTGGGTCGAGTGTCCTCTTTGCCTTGGAAAACGATTCGACAGCGAAACCCTCTCCATATTCTACAAAGGAAAAAACATTCATGATGTTTTGGAAATGGATATCGAAGAGGCAAAAAAACACTTTGAATTCCTTCCAAGGATCCATAAGAAGCTGGAAGTTTTGTGCAAAGTCGGTCTTGGCTATATAAAGCTTGGCCAGTCATCAACCACGCTCTCCGGAGGAGAGGCGCAGAGGATTAAACTTGCCAAAGAGCTTTCCAGGCCAGACACCGGCAATACCCTATATATATTCGATGAACCGACCACAGGTCTTCACTTCCACGACGTGGCGCATCTTGTTTCGATTTTAAACGAGTTGACTGATAAGGGCAACACAGTAGTCGTCATAGAGCACAACCTTGACATCATCAAATGCGCTGACTGGATCCTCGACCTCGGTCCAGAAGGGGGATCTGCCGGAGGGAAGGTCATCGGCAAAGGCACACCCGAGCAGGTATCCAAGCTAACGACACCGACAGGAGAAGCTCTCAAGGAGCTCTTTCAAAAAAAGAAGGGATCCGTCCGCAAATCTAAACCCCCTCTGAAAGCGCCGGTTGAAATCTTAGAGACGCCATCGATCCGGATCGATGGAGCGTCCCAGCACAATCTTAAGCATCTTGATGTGACACTGCCCCGCAACGCCATTACCGTTTTCACCGGCCCCTCCGGCTCAGGAAAAAGCTCGCTGGCCTTCGACACCCTTTACGCCGAAGGACAGCGGCGCTATGTCGAGTCACTCTCCCCCTATGCCAGGCAATTTGTCGAGCAGATGCCAAAACCTGCAGTCGAGAGAATCGATGGTCTTTCGCCGTCGATCGCCATCGAGCAAAGAGCCCACACCGGAAATCCCCGTAGCACGGTGGGAACCCTGACTGAGATCTATGACTACTTGAGGATTTTGTTCTCCTGCGTCGGGGTAGCGCACTGCCCGGAGACCAAGGAGCCACTAGTCGCTATCGGCAAAGAGGTGGTGGCAGATAAGATCCTTTCTTTTGATACGGGTGAAAAAGTTGTGATCATGGCGCCTCTGCCCGTTCGAAAAAAAGAGGAATTCGAAGCTACCCTCTCCCGCCTGCGGCAGCAAGGATTCGTGCGCATCCGTCTCAACCAAGAGCTCAAAGACCTAGATGAAGATGCGGAGAACATTGTTTTTGATCCGAAAAGGAAAAACGAACTGTTGCTCATTATCGACCGGATCAAAACAGGCCCCTCCCTGAAAGCCCGTATCATTGAAGCGTTGGAGAAGGCGCTGGAAATCAACGAAAAGGAAATCGTAATCCAACGAGAAGATGAGGACATCCGCTTCAACATGTCTTTCTCTTCTTTGAAAACCGGCAAGTCCTATCCCAGCATTTCTCCCAAAACATTTGCCTTCAACACGCAAGAGGGAATGTGTCCTGACTGCCTGGGAATCGGGATGCTGTATGGAGCCGATCTCACCTCAAAAGAGGAGGTGATGAACGACTCCCCATTAAGTTACTTGAGAACTCTTTGGAGCTATCTTTTCTCGAAAAAAGCGCTCGAATTTACCTCCTCTTTCATGAAAGAAGCTAAAATACGCTCATCCTCGGCCATAAAAGATCAGCCTGCCAATGCCCTGCAAACTTTTATGAACGGCACTAATGCAGACACCTACTACAAGTCGCCGCTTGGATTTGAATACCGCTTCCGAGGGATTAATGAGACTCTGGCCAAAGCGGGACGAAGCGGCAGAGCGCACCTGAAAGAAGCGTCCATGCCCCTGCTTGACGAGGTGGTCTGCTACTCATGCGCTGGATCAAGGATCAACGCCCTTGCCAGAAACGTTCTCATCGAAGGCAAATCGATCGCCGATATGACCGATATGCCGGTCGCCAAACTGCGTGAGTTCATGAAACAGTTGCCAGTCGATCCTGCCAACCTCAAATTGTTGGAGACTGTGTTGAAAAACATAGAAGGTCGGCTTAACTTTTTACAGGAAGTCGGTCTCGGCTTCCTCTCATTAAGCAGAAAAGCCCCTACGCTAAGCGGAGGAGAGAGCCAGCGCATCCGGCTTGCCAGGCAGCTTGGGAGCGGTCTCGAAAGCGTCCTCTATGTGCTGGATGAACCCACTATCGGACTTCACCCTAAGGACATTGAAAGCTTGAACCGGTCGCTCAAGAAACTGAAAGATCTTGGCAACACCCTAATCTTGGTCGAACATGACCCGGAAACAATCAGGGAAGCCGACTATATCCTGGATTTCGGTCCCGGAGCCGGTATCCACGGTGGACACATCACATCTCATGGAACGTTGGCCGATATTTTGGTAGATGACAACTCGCTGACTGGCCGCTACCTTTCGGGTAAAAATGAGATGCAGAAAGACACCCCCCCCGAAGAACGGGGATTTTTCACATTGGAAAAAGGAACCAGGCATAACCTGAAAAATCTCGCTGTCAAGTTTCCGATCGGCCAGCTCTCTTGCATCACTGGTGTTTCCGGGTCAGGCAAATCCACGCTAATGCACGATGTGATTGCCCCTCTTATGAAGGCAGGGCTTGGACATGAAAGTGCTGCCAATGATCATGGACAGCTTAAGGGCATCGCCTCCTTTGACAAAGTCATTTTGCTCGATCAGAATCCCATCGGACTGACTATCAGAGCCACAGTGGCAACCTATACCGATATCCTAACCCCGCTTCGCGATTTTTTCTCAAAACTGAAAGAGGCCCGGGCAAGAGGGCTAGCCCCCAAAAATTTCAGCTACAACCACCGGGCAGGGATGTGTTCCAACTGCTGGGGGCTTGGAGTGAAGATGGTCGAGATGCATTTCATGCCTTCTGTCAGCATGGTCTGCCCTGAGTGCGAGGGATACCGCTTAAATCCCTTAAGTTTAGAAGTCCTCTACCAGGACAAACACCTTGGCCAATACCTGAAGATGACAGTTGAAGAGTGCCGAAGCGTTTTTGAGGATCACCCCAAGATCAAAAAAATGCTTCAGGGATTGATTTCGGTAGGCCTTGGTTACCTCAAATTGGATCAGGAAATATCAACCCTTTCCGGTGGCGAGGCGCAAAGGTTAAAACTTTCAAAGGAGCTCTCAAAAAGATCCACGGGAAACACCTTATACCTGTTCGATGAACCGACAACAGGCCTGCATTTCCACGACATCGCCAAACTGATGCCCCTCCTTGCCAAACTCAGTCAAAAGGGCAATACGCTGCTCGTCATCGAGCACAATATGGACTTCCTGATGCACGCGGACTGGGTTGTTGATTTAGGCCCGGGTTGCGGTGATGAGGGCGGAAAAATTGTCTATCAGGGCAAGCTGGAAGGTCTTTTAAAAAACAAAACCTCCTATACGGGCCAATACCTGGCTAAATATCTCAAAGAAAAGAAACAAGTGGAAAAGCCCCGTAAAAAAAAACTTAGCACCTAG
- a CDS encoding SUMF1/EgtB/PvdO family nonheme iron enzyme has product MHFTLKTAIVASAVLCQIPLLSSSEVYPGAMAAGSDEGLWLPPCRCAVGYSFESPSRESVGIYFTFDEAITPSSKSAIAGMGTNYLTSPLHGESESALASVGLDEQTDAASNRLILGIDDVIASIDLVADKVGNTQLESLYHIEGIDFSAQFTFVGESRPHPAEHIAFAEPDIKRAEDVRRDHSETGDNGSATFDVKEKEGEEEVSAEEHLVIAKAFHSFRDQGSIAYFDKEADFEELSHEEEVILAKAFRSFLFDVELAAFDAEEGLEELSSHEEALLAKAFQSMPEDFPLLAFEKEAAMEELSPEEETLLGKAFDSIRSDFPLIVFDRETEIEELTAAEEKYLANAFQSAVRQEEFMAAIEAESGKKEISYNTLQKPSYLTAKFIREITEELVFRDIPKVEVEPEAFDVNEIPEDEDDSLASSVKLDLRKDEEMIAHLSGLDIADDEFVAFNELDYKSKAPSAPSAQQQEEDPEPDFLKKLELKLRIMEWERSHKTANRANEETAVSASLEQNTLLHIAVDQTKTNQKMKKGNPKSGFAITAHPVTNAEYQEFLNATKKPSPLYWWRGTYREGEGDLPVRGLSYLEAEAYAEWRGMRLPTQGELKFAAETKPDAGFDDPAWTLVEEKGVTGILRKKQRAYQSDPKRCVFCVTPE; this is encoded by the coding sequence ATGCATTTTACGCTTAAGACAGCTATTGTAGCCAGTGCGGTGCTGTGCCAGATACCACTGTTGAGCTCCTCGGAAGTCTACCCCGGAGCCATGGCAGCCGGTTCAGACGAAGGCCTATGGCTTCCTCCCTGCCGTTGTGCCGTGGGGTATAGCTTTGAAAGCCCCTCCAGAGAAAGTGTGGGAATTTATTTCACCTTTGATGAAGCGATCACGCCCTCTTCAAAGAGCGCAATTGCGGGCATGGGGACAAATTATCTAACTTCTCCCTTGCATGGGGAGAGCGAATCCGCCTTGGCCAGCGTTGGTTTGGATGAGCAGACAGACGCTGCTTCAAACCGCTTGATCTTGGGGATTGACGACGTGATCGCTTCGATTGATTTAGTCGCAGATAAGGTCGGGAACACTCAACTGGAGTCTCTTTATCACATTGAAGGAATTGACTTTAGCGCGCAATTTACATTCGTTGGCGAGAGTCGGCCTCATCCGGCTGAGCATATTGCCTTTGCAGAGCCAGACATTAAGCGGGCTGAAGACGTAAGGAGAGATCATTCTGAGACGGGGGATAATGGGAGTGCTACCTTTGATGTCAAAGAAAAGGAGGGGGAAGAAGAGGTCTCTGCGGAAGAGCATCTGGTGATAGCAAAGGCTTTTCATTCCTTTAGAGATCAGGGGAGCATCGCTTATTTTGATAAAGAAGCCGATTTTGAAGAGCTCTCCCACGAAGAGGAAGTGATCTTGGCGAAGGCTTTTCGTTCATTTTTATTTGATGTGGAACTAGCTGCTTTTGATGCCGAAGAGGGGCTCGAAGAGCTCTCCTCTCATGAGGAAGCTCTTCTTGCAAAAGCATTTCAATCCATGCCAGAGGACTTTCCTTTATTGGCTTTTGAAAAAGAGGCGGCGATGGAAGAACTCTCACCTGAGGAAGAGACTCTCCTGGGAAAAGCTTTTGATTCCATCCGTTCTGATTTCCCCCTGATCGTTTTTGATAGGGAGACGGAAATCGAAGAGCTGACAGCTGCGGAGGAAAAATATTTAGCGAATGCCTTCCAAAGCGCGGTTAGGCAAGAAGAGTTCATGGCAGCTATAGAAGCTGAATCGGGAAAGAAGGAAATCTCATACAACACCTTGCAAAAGCCCAGCTATTTGACCGCGAAATTTATTAGGGAGATTACAGAGGAGCTGGTCTTCCGCGACATCCCTAAAGTTGAAGTCGAACCAGAGGCGTTTGATGTAAATGAGATTCCCGAGGATGAAGATGACTCTTTAGCCTCTTCGGTGAAACTGGATTTACGAAAGGACGAAGAGATGATTGCCCATCTTTCCGGTCTTGATATCGCTGACGACGAATTTGTCGCTTTCAACGAATTGGATTATAAATCCAAGGCTCCTTCTGCGCCGTCAGCACAACAGCAAGAGGAAGACCCTGAGCCTGATTTTCTAAAGAAGCTTGAACTTAAGCTTAGAATCATGGAATGGGAACGCTCTCATAAAACGGCAAACAGAGCTAATGAAGAAACTGCAGTTTCAGCCTCTTTAGAGCAAAACACCCTGCTGCATATCGCAGTGGATCAGACTAAAACTAATCAGAAAATGAAGAAGGGGAATCCCAAAAGCGGCTTCGCGATCACCGCGCACCCCGTGACGAATGCCGAGTATCAGGAGTTTCTGAATGCAACGAAGAAACCATCTCCTTTATATTGGTGGAGAGGTACTTACAGAGAGGGAGAGGGTGATTTGCCGGTTCGTGGGCTGTCTTATCTTGAAGCGGAAGCGTATGCCGAATGGAGGGGAATGAGACTGCCTACACAAGGGGAGTTGAAATTTGCCGCCGAAACGAAACCCGATGCTGGCTTTGATGACCCGGCATGGACTCTTGTTGAGGAAAAGGGCGTAACCGGAATTCTACGAAAAAAGCAGCGCGCCTATCAGTCGGATCCTAAACGCTGCGTCTTTTGCGTTACACCTGAATAG
- the pyk gene encoding pyruvate kinase, whose protein sequence is MEGLKRGRTKIICTIGPSVETYDMIKELVITGMDVARLNFSHGTHEEHLKRINLIKQVRSDLQKPLAIMLDTKGPEVRIGKLEGGEAKLVAGQRWILQKQEILGNSERVTVRPDVVFSHIKEGMKILFDNGYIASKVIENSGDEIVVEIINGGIIRNVKSVNIPLTSLELPILSERDVADLKFGCENDIDLIAVSFTRSAEDILAIRTLLSQMNKSHVQLIAKIENHEGITNLDTILQAADGLMVARGDLGVEVPMTQVPKLQKMMLRKCTIAGKPGITATQMLESMIKNPRPTRAEASDVANAIYDATSAVMLSGETAMGDYPIECVSVMESIALETEADFDYDNFFAQHASKTQNDIASAVTSATIKTAYSLNAKAIFAFTSSGITARLLSRLKPKIPIIAMTSSERCYHQMAVLWGVIPLLSSPCDNFSTAYEKLSSTALEMGLVSFGDLVVVTAGAPFGVSGTTNAIVVQNIGDILVRGVKGFGEKAFGRIKRLMSIEGVTPYSCKGRVIIVPRWEEAFKPYALEATAVILQNLSDDDESETRWLEYCSMAKKTCVTGALDHMNQLKDETFVTVDPAKAVIYREK, encoded by the coding sequence ATGGAAGGACTCAAGAGAGGCAGGACGAAAATCATATGCACCATCGGACCGAGTGTTGAAACCTATGATATGATAAAAGAGCTGGTTATCACCGGCATGGACGTGGCTCGCTTGAATTTCAGCCATGGCACCCATGAAGAGCACTTAAAGCGCATCAACTTGATCAAGCAGGTGCGTAGCGATTTACAAAAGCCCCTGGCCATTATGCTGGATACCAAAGGACCTGAAGTGCGCATCGGAAAGCTGGAGGGGGGGGAAGCTAAGCTTGTCGCCGGACAGCGCTGGATTTTGCAAAAACAGGAGATCCTCGGTAATTCGGAAAGGGTTACGGTTAGGCCCGATGTCGTATTCAGTCACATCAAAGAGGGAATGAAAATCCTTTTTGACAACGGTTATATCGCCTCCAAGGTGATTGAGAACAGCGGCGATGAGATTGTCGTCGAGATTATCAACGGAGGGATCATCAGGAACGTAAAAAGTGTCAATATTCCACTAACCAGCCTGGAGCTTCCCATACTCAGCGAGCGGGATGTCGCGGATTTGAAATTTGGCTGTGAAAACGATATCGATCTGATCGCGGTCTCTTTCACTAGAAGCGCTGAAGATATACTGGCGATCAGGACGCTGCTTTCCCAGATGAATAAATCCCACGTGCAGCTGATCGCGAAAATTGAAAATCATGAAGGCATCACCAATTTGGACACCATCTTGCAGGCAGCAGACGGACTGATGGTTGCCCGAGGCGATCTCGGAGTTGAGGTTCCGATGACTCAGGTGCCGAAGCTGCAAAAAATGATGCTCAGGAAGTGCACTATTGCCGGGAAGCCAGGTATTACAGCAACGCAAATGCTCGAGTCGATGATCAAAAACCCGCGTCCGACACGGGCCGAGGCTTCCGATGTGGCAAACGCTATCTACGATGCAACAAGCGCCGTCATGTTATCCGGTGAGACTGCAATGGGGGATTATCCCATAGAGTGCGTCAGCGTCATGGAGAGCATAGCTCTTGAGACGGAGGCGGATTTTGATTATGACAATTTCTTTGCCCAGCACGCGTCCAAGACACAGAATGACATCGCTTCCGCCGTGACAAGCGCCACGATTAAAACCGCCTACAGTTTGAATGCCAAAGCGATTTTTGCGTTCACAAGCTCGGGTATCACAGCCAGGCTGCTATCAAGACTGAAGCCCAAAATTCCCATCATTGCGATGACCTCCAGCGAGCGGTGCTATCATCAGATGGCAGTTCTTTGGGGTGTTATTCCGTTGCTGAGCTCTCCTTGCGACAACTTCTCAACCGCTTATGAGAAACTTTCAAGTACCGCCTTGGAGATGGGACTTGTCAGTTTTGGTGACCTGGTTGTCGTCACTGCCGGAGCACCTTTTGGAGTGTCGGGGACGACCAACGCAATCGTTGTGCAGAATATTGGCGATATCTTAGTCAGGGGAGTCAAGGGTTTTGGAGAGAAAGCTTTCGGCAGGATTAAGAGGTTGATGTCCATAGAGGGGGTAACTCCCTACTCCTGTAAAGGACGTGTGATCATCGTGCCCAGATGGGAAGAGGCGTTTAAGCCCTACGCCCTGGAGGCTACGGCCGTGATTTTGCAAAACCTTTCGGATGACGATGAATCCGAGACGCGCTGGCTGGAGTATTGCTCCATGGCCAAAAAAACGTGTGTGACGGGTGCTTTGGATCATATGAATCAACTGAAAGACGAAACCTTTGTGACAGTCGATCCTGCGAAAGCTGTGATCTACCGGGAAAAATAG
- a CDS encoding NCS2 family permease: MSLDSHFKITERGSTLGTELISGITTFATLAYILLINPQILAKTGMDFGAVMTATCLTAALATIMMGLYSDFPFALAPGMGLNAFFTYSLVLKEGYTWQEALAICFLSGTFLLILNVFGIREAIMEAIPKELRIGTVAGIGLFIMYIGLKDIQLIIPHPETYTSSGNLSEPSIWLALGGVAVIAALLNLRVKGAILIGILLTFLAGLMSGKAEFKGLVSLPPSIESTFFALDFGILTEEKALYAAFSLTLINIFDASGTFLGLLRQGGYLKESSLPKEVRNALYCDGAGTVLGSFLGTSPITTYLESLAGIAQGGRTGLVSLTVAFLFLVSLFFLPLASSIPSFATAPALIIIGCMMMHDYKEIPADDPSLAVPAALTAICIPLTYSIGTGIGLGFILYTAIKLILGKWRDLSFVSIAIALAFLFKFFFLSF; encoded by the coding sequence ATGTCCCTCGACTCCCATTTCAAAATTACTGAAAGAGGATCAACCCTCGGCACAGAGCTTATTTCGGGAATCACCACCTTTGCCACACTGGCCTACATCCTCCTCATCAACCCGCAAATATTGGCCAAAACGGGCATGGATTTTGGAGCTGTCATGACAGCGACCTGCCTGACGGCGGCTTTGGCCACTATCATGATGGGGCTCTATTCCGACTTCCCCTTTGCGCTGGCGCCCGGAATGGGTCTCAACGCTTTCTTCACTTACAGCCTGGTTCTGAAGGAGGGGTATACCTGGCAGGAGGCACTCGCCATCTGCTTTCTTTCCGGCACCTTTCTGCTCATCCTAAATGTTTTTGGGATCAGGGAAGCTATTATGGAAGCGATACCCAAAGAGCTCAGGATCGGCACCGTCGCCGGAATCGGGCTGTTTATCATGTATATAGGGCTAAAAGACATTCAATTGATTATCCCCCACCCGGAAACGTATACAAGCTCCGGCAACTTAAGCGAACCCTCTATCTGGCTAGCTCTTGGAGGAGTGGCAGTCATAGCAGCTCTTCTCAATTTAAGAGTGAAAGGTGCGATTCTCATCGGAATCCTGCTCACCTTCCTGGCCGGGCTCATGAGCGGCAAAGCTGAATTTAAGGGATTAGTCAGTCTACCGCCTTCTATTGAAAGCACTTTTTTCGCTCTGGACTTCGGTATTTTAACGGAAGAAAAAGCGCTTTATGCGGCTTTTTCACTGACGCTGATCAACATTTTTGATGCCAGCGGAACGTTTCTCGGACTTCTAAGGCAAGGAGGGTATCTCAAAGAGTCCTCCCTTCCCAAAGAGGTGAGGAATGCTCTCTATTGCGATGGCGCCGGAACGGTTCTCGGCAGCTTCCTTGGAACGTCGCCTATCACCACCTACTTAGAATCTCTTGCCGGAATTGCCCAAGGGGGGCGTACCGGACTTGTATCGCTAACGGTTGCCTTTCTGTTTCTAGTCTCGCTTTTCTTCCTGCCGCTAGCCTCTTCTATCCCCTCTTTTGCCACGGCTCCTGCTCTTATCATCATCGGGTGCATGATGATGCATGACTACAAAGAGATCCCCGCAGACGATCCCTCGCTTGCAGTTCCTGCCGCACTCACTGCCATTTGCATACCTTTGACCTACAGCATCGGCACCGGCATAGGGCTCGGCTTCATCCTTTACACCGCGATCAAACTCATACTCGGAAAGTGGAGAGACCTCTCCTTTGTGAGCATTGCCATTGCACTGGCTTTTCTCTTTAAATTCTTCTTTCTCTCCTTTTGA